From a region of the Gymnogyps californianus isolate 813 chromosome 22, ASM1813914v2, whole genome shotgun sequence genome:
- the CNKSR1 gene encoding LOW QUALITY PROTEIN: connector enhancer of kinase suppressor of ras 1 (The sequence of the model RefSeq protein was modified relative to this genomic sequence to represent the inferred CDS: inserted 5 bases in 4 codons) gives MEPVGAWGPARAAAWLRGLDAAVQGYPFEAWGLAGPDLLGLSAGALEALGVWRLGHQELLLEAVEQLRALDAGLASTSLRTLTERLRELAQGTQSLVLGGCRQGXCPQPPPLALLARVVDLVGAAKGLFSWLNRYLFSTLNDFSASRDIVLLCAQLAETLQADCPVAERDSRILRICQHIVGICESIVGCSPPALLDRRAVLQRVGLALPPCPRGSPPMSPDTPTLPAGLWXEPPTSPDTPILPLSPWXEPPTSPDTPTLPSDPLGSPPPLLTAPLGLEITSTSSCLHFVSATTSEALAAHGGRILPGDEIVQVNEQVVVGWTRVNLAKKLLEKTSGVTLVLKKIPLDLPGSPPSPRQQLPGAFSDAADPPGTRSGECLGSPVSLTSSAAANSDSGSDSVPDPVTNEEDEQDSRLPRAAVGELPGLPSCGAAEEEAAWVGGTPPGTPCSPGTLAVAGPCAAELSPIAAPTTGAGGTEPGQLPGEGSPQTGRRPKGVATRLSRRRVSCRDLGRVDCDGWLLKKKDHVGFMAQKWKRCWFVLKGHTLYWYHQPNDEKAAGLINVATYDLESTREQKKKYVFQLSHQRYKPFVFAAETLADLSMWVSHLITAKTKYALAHQSVPDREEDCYSETEAEDPDDESPGHRCDLPKKRLQNAPEKAQLFPASGEPSSAASSPQGSPRPCSPMDPAGEDLECLMQCLKQGGVSLIGRQRFLTQEQCRKSFIRRNKXPHINEKVHAVRALQSTLKAKLVELEALEQLLSDAALTSEKFTRWKEEHQELYQELQEWWARQQGQDGDGGLGAEHSLPEEAAEP, from the exons ATGGAGCCCGTGGGTGCCTGGGGCCCTGCGCGGGCAGCCGCCTGGCTCCGAG ggctGGACGCGGCGGTGCAGGGGTACCCCTTCGAGGCCTGGGGGCTGGCGGGGCCCGACCTGCTGGGGCTGTCGGCGGGGGCCCTGGAGGCACTGGGCGTGTGGCGCCTGGggcaccaggagctgctgctaGAGGCCGTGGAGCAGCTCCGCGCCCTG GACGCGGGGCTGGCGAGCACCAGCCTGCGGACACTGACGGAGAGGCTGCGGGAGCTGGCGCAGGGCACCCAGAGCCTGGTGCTGGGGGGCTGTCggcaggg ctgcccccagCCGCCCCCCCTCGCCCTCCTGGCCCGCGTCGTCGACCTGGTCGGTGCCGCCAAGGGGCTCTTCTCCTGGCTCAACAG ATACCTCTTCTCCACCCTCAACGACTTTTCGGCCAGCCGGGACATCGTCCTGCTCTGCGCCCAGCTGGCAGAGACGCTGCAGGCG GACTGTCCCGTGGCTGAGAGGGACAGCCGGATCCTGCGGATT TGCCAGCACATCGTGGGCATCTGCGAGAGCATCgtgggctgcagccccccggCGCTGCTGGACcgcagggctgtgctgcagcgCGTGGGGCTGGCGCTGCCCCCCTGCCCGCGGGGCAGCCCCCCGATGTCTCCCGACACCCCGACGCTGCCCGCTGGCCTGT GGGAGCCCCCAACATCCCCTGACACTCCAATACTGCCCCTCAGCCCGT GGGAGCCCCCAACGTCCCCTGACACCCCGACACTGCCATCTGACCCCCTGGGGAGCCCCCCGCCGCTCCTCACTGCCCCGCTG GGCCTCGAGATCACCtccaccagctcctgcctgcacttCGTGTCTGCGACCACCTCGGAG gcCCTGGCTGCCCACGGGGGCCGCATCCTGCCCGGAGACGAGATCGTGCAGGTCAATGAGCAGGTCGTG GTGGGTTGGACACGCGTCAACCTGGCAAAGAAGCTGCTGGAGAAGACAAGCGGCGTGACGTTGGTACTGAAGAAGATCCCGCTCGACCTGCCTGGCTCGCCCCCCTCTCCCAGGCAGCAG CTCCCAGGAGCATTTTCGGATGCTGCGGATCCCCCCGGCACCAGGAGCGGCGAGTGCCTGGGCAGCCCTGTGTCCCTGACCTCCAG CGCTGCTGCCAACTCAGACTCGGGGTCAGACTCGGTGCCGGACCCCGTCACCAACGAAGAGGACGAGCAGGACTCGAGGCTGCCCAGGGCGGCCgtgggggagctgccggggctgcccagctgcg gtgctgcagaggaggaggcggcgTGGGTGGGTGGCACCCCACCGGGCACCCCGTGCTCTCCGGGCACCCTTGCTGTCGCCGGACCCTGCGCCGCAGAGCTCAGCCCCATAGCAGCCCCCACcacaggggctgggggcacGGAGCCTGGCCAGCTCCCTGGGGAG GGCAGCCCCCAGACGGGACGCAGACCAAAAG GAGTGGCGACCAGGCTGAGCCGCCGGCGGGTCTCGTGCCGGGACCTGGGCCGGGTGGACTGCGATGGCTGGCTCCTGAAGAAGAAGGACCACGTGGGCTTCATGGCCCAGAAGTGGAAGCGGTGCTGGTTTGTGCTGAAGGGCCACACGCTCTACTGGTACCACCAGCCCAAT GATGAGAAGGCTGCAGGACTCATCAATGTGGCCACCTATGACCTGGAGAGCACGAGggagcagaagaagaaata CGTGTTCCAGCTCTCCCATCAGAGGTACAAGCCCTTCGTCTTTGCCGCAGAAACGCTGGCTGATCTGAGCAT gTGGGTCAGTCACCTAATAACAGCCAAAACAAAGTATGCGCTCGCCCACCAGTCGGTCCCAGACAGAGAGGAAG ACTGCTACAGCGAGACAGAAGCCGAGGACCCTGATGACGAGTCCCCCGGACACAGATGCGACTTG CCAAAGAAGAGGCTGCAAAATGCCCCGGAGAAagcccagctcttcccagccaGCGGCGAGCCCAGCAGCgcagccagcagcccccagggcagcccccggccctgCTCACCCATGG ACCCCGCTGGAGAGGATCTCGAGTGCCTGATGCAGTGCCTGAAGCAAGGAGGGGTGTCCCTCATCGGGCGGCAGCGGTTCCTGACGCAGGAGCAGTGCCGCAAGTCCTTCATCCGGCGCAACA AACCCCACATCAACGAGAAGGTGCACGCGGTGCGGGCCCTGCAGAGCACGCTCAAG GCGAAGCTGGTGGAGCTGGAGGCTCTGGAGCAGTTGCTCAGCGATGCTGCGCTCACCTCGGAGAAGTTCACGCGCTGGAAGGAAGAGCACCAGGAGCTGtaccaggagctgcaggagtgGTGGGCACGGCAGCAGGGCCAGGATGGCGACGGGGGGCTCGGGGCCGAGCACAGCCTCCCCGAAGAAGCGGCCGAACCCTGA
- the ZNF593 gene encoding zinc finger protein 593, translated as MSPRNGRRTGAHRAHSLARQWKTKRRRRDLDEIHGDLQPEKAARLLRQEPDPDLPGCAQFYCLHCARYFVDLTSMKEHFRSKVHKKRLKQLREAPYTQEEAERAAGMGSYIPPKKVEVQTQPVEEAIEMEASS; from the exons ATGTCGCCGCGCAATGGCCGCCGCACCGGCGCTCACCGGGCGCACTCGCTGGCCCGGCAGTGGAAGACGAAGCGGCGCCGCCGTGACCTGGACGAGATCCACGGGGACCTGCAGCCCGAGAAAGCCGCTCGGCTGCTGCGGCAGGAGCCCGACCCCGACCTGCCGGGCTGCGCCCAGTTCTACTGCCTGCACTGCGC GCGCTACTTTGTGGACCTGACCAGCATGAAGGAGCACTTCAGGTCCAAGGTGCACAAGAAGAG GCTGAAGCAGCTGCGGGAGGCACCGTACAcacaggaggaggcagagcgCGCCGCCGGGATGGGCTCCTACATCCCCCCGAAGAAGGTGGAAGTGCAGACCCAGCCAGTCGAGGAAGCCATCGAGATGGAGGCGTCCAGCTGA
- the C22H1orf232 gene encoding LOW QUALITY PROTEIN: uncharacterized protein C1orf232 homolog (The sequence of the model RefSeq protein was modified relative to this genomic sequence to represent the inferred CDS: inserted 2 bases in 2 codons): MTQGFWRLYKDKVLQTLGGHXADGALQEEGDSPELMETAETPTLMEEGPSPVSQLARKVQGVGARGWRTLSSLFTREDEHQLLSPEPCADHPLAASPPEPPPSEKAPGFWDLFATKWQQASGLDKGVXPPEPGESLGEPPGDDGSDLREPEEGAFRWGFLAGKLAEIRNKNAPKGN; the protein is encoded by the exons ATGACCCAGGGCTTCTGGCGGCTCTACAAGGACAAAGTGCTGCAGACCCTGGGGGGAC GGGCAGACGGGGCgctgcaggaggag GGAGACTCCCCCGAGCTGATGGAGACAGCCGAGACCCCCACGCTGATGGAGGAGGGACCCAGCCCCGTGTCCCAGCTGGCGAGGAAG GTGCAGGGGGTGGGTGCCCGGGGCTGGCGGACGCTTTCGTCCCTCTTCACCCGTGAGGATGAGCACCAGCTGCTCAGCCCGGAGCCCTGCGCAGACCA CCCACTGGCCGCCTCGCCGCCTGAGCCACCCCCCTCGGAGAAAGCACCCGGCTTTTGGGATCTCTTTGCTACCAAGTGGCAGCAGGCGTCAGGGCTGGACAAGGGGG CCCCCCCAGAGCCAGGCGAGAGCCTCGGGGAGCCACCGGGTGACGATGGCAGTGACCTGCGGGAGCCGGAGGAAGGAGCCTTCCGCTGGGGTTTCCTGGCTGGTAAACTGGCCGAAATCCGGAATAAAAACGCCCCCAAGGGCAACTAG
- the FAM110D gene encoding LOW QUALITY PROTEIN: protein FAM110D (The sequence of the model RefSeq protein was modified relative to this genomic sequence to represent the inferred CDS: inserted 1 base in 1 codon), translating to MVPLGSPPLAICASSNLRLMAPGRGSPLAWLNRGPECPRELGGGGGRTPSAVERLEADKAKYVKSQQVINSRQEPALRGCSPRLSPRGRRLLARQQCNELCQGSELSREGPRKLPCPQSPVSRRTGGRRLLRPDSLIIYRQKRDCPGGDKENAKGSGLVQRLFQGPLRDKPPSXPPARGLGEGPLASQSPETPMLWVPAEKEEARTPGASSGGGSGGIFPLPGSPMAQPPQPPGKQALALRVSLPLSEQERFFNYCGLDRALVELLGRERFGPAGWDNASARFPGSCESEPGQASGESEGEAGPGEEEPDARLGSAVSVVERNARVIKWLYGCQRAWAAAKESTV from the exons ATGGTGCCCCTGGGCAGCCCCCCTCTTGCCATCTGCGCCTCCAGCAACCTGCGTCTCATGGCCCCCGGCCGCGGCTCCCCCCTGGCCTGGCTGAACCGGGGCCCCGAGTGCCCGCGGGAgctggggggtggtgggggcCGGACCCCCAGCGCCGTGGAGCGGCTGGAGGCCGACAAAGCCAAATACGTCAAATCCCAGCAGGTCATCAACAGCCGGCAGGAGCCGGCGCTGCGGGGCTGCTCGCCCCGGCTCTCCCCCCGTGGCCGGCGCCTCCTCGCCCGCCAGCAGTGTAATGAGTTGTGTCAGGGCTCGGAGCTGAGCCGGGAGGGTCCCAGGAAGCTGCCGTGCCCCCAGTCCCCTGTGTCGCGCCGGACCGGCGGCAGGCGCCTGCTGAGACCTGACTCCCTCATCATCTACCGGCAGAAACGGGACTGCCCGGGTGGGGACAAGGAGAACGCCAAGGGCTCCGGGCTGGTGCAACGCCTCTTCCAGGGACCCCTCAGAGACAagcctccca tccccccgGCCAGGGGGCTGGGCGAGGGGCCGCTGGCCTCCCAGAGCCCCGAGACCCCCATGCTGTGGGTgcctgcagagaaggaggaggcgAGGACGCCGGGTGCCAGCAGCGGCGGTGGCAGTGGTGGCATCTTCCCTCTGCCTGGCAGCCCCATGGCgcagcccccgcagccccccggcaAGCAGGCGCTGGCTCTGCGCGTCTCCCTGCCGCTCTCGGAGCAGGAGCGGTTCTTCAACTACTGCGGGCTGGACCGGGCGCTGGTGGAGCTGCTGGGGCGGGAGCGGTTCGGGCCGGCGGGCTGGGACAACGCCTCGGCTCGGTTCCCCGGCTCCTGCGAGTCGGAGCCCGGGCAGGCCTCGGGGGAAAGCGAGGGGGAAGCAGGGCCAGGCGAGGAAGAGCCGGATGCCCGGCTGGGCTCCGCCGTCTCGGTGGTGGAGCGCAACGCCCGCGTCATCAAGTGGCTCTATGGCTGCCAGAGAGCCTGGGCGGCCGCCAAGGAGTCCACTGTCTGA